One window of the Mytilus galloprovincialis chromosome 14, xbMytGall1.hap1.1, whole genome shotgun sequence genome contains the following:
- the LOC143058830 gene encoding cardioacceleratory peptide receptor-like has protein sequence MEFHNNTTTHSNHSNGTSYTSEHYKVILKWISFVIFLGIISFNSLVIVLLLSRKKKTRMGFFVSNLAISDLCLGLFYVFPELVFNKFGVPWNRYVCYIVYAFLSQWAVYVSIYAIVVMSIDRLYVIVRPLSAASKGKKYRFGLASVAWITGAVLAVQYAVHIISWKTVCVHFIPYMEAMIYIDATIIIIIPVIIIVICYTGIIITIRRREKRGFIPANRSDTVATDEVIPKDKVISNAKIKTIKLLLVVVCVYILCWTPIFVDAYLQFYADIKAGFIYNVLYTFAPLNSFANPLVFLIFNFKMFRSKKKKTDSHLIHMNTVKTSLGSKRHH, from the exons ATGGAATTTCATAACAATACAACGACACATAGTAATCACAGCAATGGAACGAGTTATACATCAGAGCATTATAAG GTGATTTTAAAATGGATCTCATTTGTGATTTTCCTTGGAATTATATCATTCAATTCACTTGTTATCGTGTTGTTACTATCAAGAAAGAAGAAGACGAGGATGGGATTTTTCGTTTCTAACCTTGCAATATCAG ATCTCTGTCTTGGACTCTTTTATGTTTTTCCAGAGTTAGTTTTCAACAAATTTGGAGTTCCCTGGAACAGATATGTCTGTTATATTGTGTACGCATTTTTATCACAGTGGGCCGTTTATGTGTCTATATATGCGATAGTTGTAATGTCTATAGATAGACTCTACGTTATTGTGAGACCTTTATCTGCAGCctctaaaggaaaaaaatatcgaTTTGGTTTGGCATCAGTTGCATGGATAACTGGAGCAGTTCTTGCTGTACAGTACGCTGTTCACATTATATCGTGGAAGACAGTTTGTGTTCATTTTATTCCATACATGGAG GCAATGATATATATTGATGCTACAATTATTATAATAATTCCAGTAATAATCATCGTTATATGTTATACTGGTATAATAATCACAATACGTAGACGGGAAAAACGTGGATTCATTCCGGCAAACAGAAGCGATACAG ttgcTACAGATGAAGTAATTCCGAAGGATAAGGTTATTTCAAATGCAAAAATCAAGACTATAAAGCTACTCCTAGTTGTTGTGTGTG tTTATATATTATGTTGGACGCCGATATTTGTAGATGcatatttacagttttatgcAGATATAAAAGCCGGATTTATATATAATGTGTTGTATACATTTGCACCATTGAATAGTTTTGCCAATCCATTAGtgtttttgatatttaattttaagaTGTTTCGATCGAAAAAGAAAAAGACGGATTCTCATTTAATTCACATGAATACAGTGAAAACATCATTAGGTTCAAAACGTCATCATTAA